The genomic region CCGGCGGTGGAAGGAGTCCTACACCGCCGTCGACGCCGACGCGGTCTGGGCCGAGCTGGAGAAGGGCCTGGGCCAGCGCATCGCGCACGAAGGCATCGAGTTCGGCGATCCGCGCTGCAACCGGCTCGCCTTCGGCTTCCTGGCCGGCGGCCGCTGGACGCCGTTCGTCGATCCCGATTCCGCCGCCGACCGCGCCGCCCGCGAGCGGTTCTTCGCCCACTGGGGCGGGCTGGCCTTCAGCGGCACCCCGCCGCTCCTGCTGCTGGTCAAGATCGCCCGCGTACTGCGGCACCATCCGGACGATGCGGCCGTCGCCGCACGCTGGTTCGCCCGCCTGCTGCGCCGGGCCGGTGGCCTGCGCCACCTGGTCCGCGCCGCGCGTGCCGGCACGCTGGGGCTGATGACCTTCGAGGTGCACAGCTTCATGGACGCCGCCGACGTCGGGCCGGCGTGGGAGCTCATGCAGCAGGGCGTCGAGTCCGACGACCCGCGGATCAGGGCCACCCAGGAGCGGCTGGCGGCCTGCACCTACTCGATGGCCCACCCCGAGACCGGGCAGCTGGTGCCCGCCTGCGCCCAGCACTCCGTCCTCGACGTGACCGAGAACGCCCAGCTGCGCAGGCTGCTGCCGCTCACCGTCGTCGGCTGACAGCCGCGGTCGTGGGACTCCCGGTGGTTCCGGCCGGAGTCGCCACCACCCATCGGTCGGCCACCGGCAACCGCAGGCCCACGGTGGCGCCCGGGGGCACGTCCTCACCCGGGCCGAGCTCGGCGTCCACCGACGCGGTGCCGGCCCCACCCGCGCCGCCGTCCCCGGTCACCTCGACGGTGACCAGCGAGCGCAGGCCGCGGCGCCGCAGCCGGACGACGGTGCCGACGCAGTCGCCGTCCGCGGGGGAGGTGACGGTCACCGCCTCGTGCCGCACGACGAGCACGGCGGGCCCGTCGGGAACGCGCGCCGGGAGTTCGAGCGTGCCCAGTGGCGACTCGTGCCGTCCCTCGCGCACCACCCCGGTGACCTCCGTGCGCCCGCCCAGCAGGCGGCAGACCGCCAGTGACGCGGGGCGGGCGTAGAGCGAGCGCATCGGTCCGGTCTGCAGCAGGACACCCTCGTCGAGGACCGCGGCGGTGTCGGCGAGGGCATCGGCCTCGGCGTGGTCGTGGGTCACCAGCAGGATCGTCGGGTCCAGCCGCATGCGCAGGTCGCCGAGCAGCTCGTGCATCTCCTCGCGCAGCGCGGCGTCCAGGGCGCTGAACGCCTCGTCGAGCAGCAGCACCCGTGGTTCGGCGGCCAGCGCCCGGGCCAGGGCCACCCGCTGCTCCTGCCCGCCAGACAGCGCCCGCGCCGGTCGCCCGCCGTAGCCGCCCAGCTGCACCAGCTCGAGGAACTCCTCGGCCCGTCGCCGCGCCGTCCGCCGGGGCACCCCGCGCACCCGGTCGGCGAAGGCCACGTTGTCCCGCACGGAGAGATGGGGGAACAGCAGCGGCCGCTGGAACACCATGGCCATGCCGCGTCGCTCGGGGACCACGCCGGCGAGATCGGCGCCGTCGACCCGGACCGTGCCGGCCGTCGGCTCGTCGAGCCCCGCGGTCAGCCGCAGCACCGTGCTCTTGCCCGACCCCGAGGGTCCCAGGATGGCCACGCAGGAGCCGGCGGGCACGTCGAGGGAGAAGTCGTCCAGCGCAGGGCGCTGCCCCGGGCGGTGCACCCGGGTCAGCCCGGTCAACTTCAGCGAACCGCCGCTCATCGTCTCCCTCTCCGGCCCAGCATGCCGACGACGACCAGCAGGGCCACCGGCGGCAGGACGGCGGTCAACGACAGGACGGCGACCTGGGCGTCGTTGCCGGTGGCCGATGCGGCCGACGCGACGAGCAGCGGCAGCGTCGTCAGCCGGCCGCCACCGATCAGCACGGTGACGATGTAATCGCTCCAGCCGACGAGGAACGCGAGGAACGCCGCTCCGGCCAGGGCCGGGGCCAGCAGCGGCAGCTGCACCGAGCGCACGGTCTGCCAGCGGGTGGCGCCGAGCAGGCGCGCCTCGTCCTCGAAGCCGCGGTCGTGCGCGGCGTAGGCGGCCCGCATGGTGATCGTCGTGTAGGGCAGGGCGGCCACGACCAGCAGGACGACGACGCCGAGCGCCGCCGGCACGCGCAGCCGCAGCAGCAGCACGTCCAGACCCAGGGCGACGGCGAAGGGCGGGAGCACCAGCGGCGACAGCAGGACCGCCAGCACCGCGGTCGACCCGGGGACCTGCCGCGAGGCCAGCGCCCGCCCGGCCATCGCCCCGGGCGGGGTGGCCAGCAGCGCGACGACCGCGCCGAGCAGCGTCGAGCGCAGGAACGCCCCGCCGGCGCCGGAGGCAGCGGCCTCGGCCAGCCCCTGGACGCCCCACTCCTGCGGCAGCAACGCGGGGTGGGTCCACCGGTCGGCGAAGGCCCAGAGCAGCAGGGGGACGACGGGCAGCACCAGCCACAGCGCCAGCAGCCCGCGGCCCGTGCGCGAGGCCGCCCGCACCGCGCGGTCGGTCCGCATCCTGGCCGGCCGCGCGGGCGCGACGGTCACTGCTCGGCCGCCAGCCGGCGCAGCGCCCGCAGCGCGAGCAGGACGACGGCGAGCGCGAGCAGCGCCGTCGTCACGGCCACCGCGGCCGCCTGCGGGCGGGCGGCGAGGTCGATGGAGGTGAACAGCCGGAAGGCGAGCACCGCCAGCGGCTCCGGGTAGGCGCGGCCGAGCAGCGCGGCCACCTCGTAGGAGCCGAGCGTGTAGACGAAGCTGACCGCGGCCGTGGCGCCGAGCGCGGGCGCGGCCAGCGGCAGGGTGACGTGCCGCAGGCGGGCCCAGCGGCCGGCTCCGAGCAGCGCGGCGGTCTCGGCGTAGGACGCCGCCCGGGAGGACAGCACCCCGGCGACCACCAGCGCGACGAACGCCGACTCCTTCCACGCGTACTCGGCCACCACGGCCACCCACAGCCGACCGCCCACCAGCGGGGGCCACGAGGACGGGTCGACGCCGACCAGCCGGGAGAGGAAGCCGGCGTCGGCCAGGAGCAGGCCCATGGCCGCCGCTCCCACCAGGTGCGGGATCGGGATGGTGAGCGCGGCCAGCGTGCCCAGCAACCGGCTGCGGCGGACCGCGGCGGTGGCGGCCAGCGCCAGGCAGAGGCCCACGGCGGCGGCGATCGCGGTGGACGCTGCGGCGATGCCCAGCGAGGTGCGCAGCGAGCTGCCCAGGTCGGTCGCGACGGCCCGGTAGGCGTCCAGGGAGAGACTCGGCTCGCCCACCAGGGGTGTCAGTCCCAGGCTCAGCAGCACCGCCGACGTGAGCGCCGCGCCCACGACCGCGACGACCGGCACCAGGGCCGGGAGGACCAGCAGGGCGGCGCGGGTCCGGGGGCCGGGTCGACGACGAGCCGCGCCCGCCTTCCCTGACGGGCTCGTCGGGGCGGACGGCTCGGCGTCCCTCGTCGTCGTCATCGCCTTCGGTGGGTCAGCCGGCGGCGATCTGCCGGCGCCACCCCTCGTCCAGGGCGGTCACCCATCCGGCCTCGACCTCGGGGTCGGCGTCCTCGCTGAGCTCGGCGTAGGAGGGCAGGACCTCCGACTGCGGCAGCTCGGCGAACTGCGTCTGCACCTCGCCCGGCAGGCGCTCGGGGTCGAGGACGGTGTACTGCCCCCACACCTCGGGCCGGGCCTTCGCCAGCTGCTGCTCCGGGGAGAGCGCCAGGTTCGCCACGACCATGGCACCCGCCCGGCTGCCCGACGTGGACGGGACGGCCAGGAAGCTGGCGTTGCCGATGGTGCCGTCCTCGACCAGCAGCACCCGCGTGGTGGGCGGGAAGGTGCCCTCCTCCACCAGGTCGGGGAGCGTCGCCGGTCCGTAGGTCATGGTGAAGTCCACCTGGCCGTCGGCGTAGAGCTGGTCGAGCTCCTGCAGGCTCTGCGGGTACGTCTGCCCCTCGCGCCACAGCGAGGGCTCAATGTCCTCGAGGGTGCCGAACAGCTCCGGCGCGAGCTCGTCGTAGGCGTCCTGGGAGAACTCGAGGGGCACGTTGTCCACCCCGCCGGCGACGGAGTACAGCACCTGCCGGACGAACACCGAGCCGGTGAAGTCCGGCGGGGCGGGATAGGAGAACCGGCCCGGGTGCTCCTCGATCCAGGTCAGCAGCTCATCGACGCTGCCCGGCGGGTCCTCGACCCGCGCCTCGTCGTAGACCAGCGCGAACTGGGCCTTGTGCCAGGGCGCCTCGCACCCGTTCACATCGAGCCCGAAGTCGGTGGTGAGCAGCGGGTCCTCGGGGTCGACGTACTCCATGTTGGGCAGCATCGACGTCCAGTCGCACAGCCACGCACCGGCCTGCTGCCCGGTGGCGAAGTTCTCGCCGTTGATCCAGATCAGGTCCACCTCGCCGTCGGTGACGCCGGCCTGTCGTTCTGACAGCACGCGGTTGACCGCGTCGCCGGTGTCGGCGATCGGTACGCGCTCCAGCGTCACGCCCTCCTCGGCGGCGGCCGGGGCCAGGACGTCGTCCACGTAGGCGTTGCCCTTGTCGTCGCCGCCGTACATCCACAGCCGCACGGTCTGCCCGTCGGCCTCGGCGAGGACGTCGTCCCAGCCGCGTGCCTCGGCGGTCGTCGGCTCGCTCACGGGTGCGGCGCAGCCGGCGAGGGCGAGCAGCAGCGCGCCCACGCCCACCGCCGTCCTGCGGGCTCGCCGGCTCGCGGGGCGTCGTGCGGCCATCGGGAAGGTCCTCCTCGGACTGCGATCGTGGGCGTCGACCCGCGCCCGAAGCGTGTTCGTGCCCGACCGGAGATCCGGATGCGGCCGTCGTCGAGGTCGTGCGAAAGGATCGTCCCCGACCTGATGTCGCCCCGCCACGGGGCCGCCGGCCGTGGAGGTGCCCGGTGCTCGATGCGGCGGCGCGGCGCGTGCTCGACGCGCCCCTGGCGCGCGCGGCCGGCGCCCTGGACCGGCCGTGGCTGAGCCCGGACCGGCTGACCGCCCTCGGCCTGGCTCTCGGGCTGGGCTGCGCGGTCGCTGCCGCCGTCCAGTGGTGGGGGACGGCGCTGGTGCTGTGGCTGGTGTCCCGGGTGGCGGACGGGCTGGACGGGCCGCTGGCGCGCCGGCGCCGGGCGGTCGGGGCGCCCGGCGACGCCGGCAGCGGTGGGTTCTTCGACATCACCGCCGACTTCTGCGTCTACGGCAGCACGGTGGCCGGGGTGGCCGTCGGGGTCACGCACGCCTTCGGTGCGCCGTGGGAGCCCTTCCTCGCCGTCCTGCTCGCCTACTACGTCAACGGGACGGCGTTCCTGGCCTTCTCGTCCATCGCCGAGCGGAGCGGCCGGCAGCTCGACGACGGCCGGTCGCTGTCCTTCCTCGGCGGGCTGGCGGAGGGCACCGAGACGATCGTCGTCCACGCGCTGTGGCTGCTGCTGCCGACGGTCGCCTGGCAGCTGGCGTGGGGATGGGCCGCGGTGGTCGCGGTCAGCGCCGTGCACCGGATGTGGGTCGGTTACCGCTCGCTGCGCTGACCGCCCCGAAGGCGACCGCGGACCCACACCGCCGCCCGCAGGGCGCCTCGGACGAGCGGGTTCGCCAGGCGGGCCCGGACGTCGTCGAGCGCGGCGTCGACGATCGCGTCGTCGTAGGTGGGATAGGCGTGGGTGGTGCCGGCCAGGTCGCCGGCGGTCAGCCGCTGCCGGACGGCGAGAGTCAGCTCGCCCAGGGTCTCCCCCGCGCGCGGGCCGACGACGACGGCACCGACCACGCGGTGCCGCCGGTCGAGGACGAGCGAGGTGAACCCCTCCGTCTCGCCTTCGGCGACCGCACGGTCCACCGCCGCGTGCTCGACACGGCGCACGGTGCAGCCGCTCCCCGCCGCCTCGGCGGGGCTCAGGCCGACCGAGGCCACTTCCGGGGAGGTGAAGGTGACCCGGGGGACGACGGGGTCGATGCGGCGGGCCAGGCCGAGGACGGCGTTGCTCGCGGCGACGCTGCCGTGCATGCCGGCGGTGTGGGTGAAGAACGGCGGGCCGGTGACGTCGCCGGCCGCCCAGATCCGCCGATTGGTGGTGCGCAGGGCCGCGTCGAGGGTGACGCTCCCGTCGTCGTCCAGGTCGACCCCGGCGGCGTCCAGCCCGAGGCCGGTGGTCCGGGGCCGGCGGCCGACGGCGACCAGCAGGCGGTCGAAGGGCAGCGCCGTCCCGTCGTCCAGGTGCAGGACGCCCGGTTCGATACGTACGCCCTGCGAACCCAGTCGCAGCTGCGCCCCGTCCCGCTGCAGAGCCGCGGCGACCAGGGCCGCGGCGTCGGGATCCTCGGGCTCGAGCAGCCGGTCCGACCCGTCGACGACGGTGACCGCCGAGCCGAGCCGGGCGAAGGCCTGACCGAGCTCGCAGCCGATCGGGCCACCGCCCAGGACCACCAGGCGCCGGGGCAGCTCCTCCACGTCCCAGAGCGTCTCGCTGGTGAGCGGCTCGATCGTCTCCATGCCGTCGATCGGGGGCATCGCCGGGTCGGCGCCGGTCGCCAGCAGGGCCGCGGAGAAACGGACGGAGCGCTCGCCGATGCGGGCGGTGTCGGGGCCGGTGAACACCGCGCTGCCGGTCAGCACCGAGACGCCGGCCTTCTCGAGCGCCTCGGGGGAGTCCTTCGGCTGGACGGCGGTGATGGCGGCACGGACGTGGGCCCGGACGCGGGCGAACTCGACGCGCACCTCGCCGACGTCGACGCCGAGG from Blastococcus colisei harbors:
- a CDS encoding ABC transporter ATP-binding protein translates to MSGGSLKLTGLTRVHRPGQRPALDDFSLDVPAGSCVAILGPSGSGKSTVLRLTAGLDEPTAGTVRVDGADLAGVVPERRGMAMVFQRPLLFPHLSVRDNVAFADRVRGVPRRTARRRAEEFLELVQLGGYGGRPARALSGGQEQRVALARALAAEPRVLLLDEAFSALDAALREEMHELLGDLRMRLDPTILLVTHDHAEADALADTAAVLDEGVLLQTGPMRSLYARPASLAVCRLLGGRTEVTGVVREGRHESPLGTLELPARVPDGPAVLVVRHEAVTVTSPADGDCVGTVVRLRRRGLRSLVTVEVTGDGGAGGAGTASVDAELGPGEDVPPGATVGLRLPVADRWVVATPAGTTGSPTTAAVSRRR
- a CDS encoding CDP-alcohol phosphatidyltransferase family protein, with translation MLDAAARRVLDAPLARAAGALDRPWLSPDRLTALGLALGLGCAVAAAVQWWGTALVLWLVSRVADGLDGPLARRRRAVGAPGDAGSGGFFDITADFCVYGSTVAGVAVGVTHAFGAPWEPFLAVLLAYYVNGTAFLAFSSIAERSGRQLDDGRSLSFLGGLAEGTETIVVHALWLLLPTVAWQLAWGWAAVVAVSAVHRMWVGYRSLR
- a CDS encoding ABC transporter permease, whose amino-acid sequence is MRTDRAVRAASRTGRGLLALWLVLPVVPLLLWAFADRWTHPALLPQEWGVQGLAEAAASGAGGAFLRSTLLGAVVALLATPPGAMAGRALASRQVPGSTAVLAVLLSPLVLPPFAVALGLDVLLLRLRVPAALGVVVLLVVAALPYTTITMRAAYAAHDRGFEDEARLLGATRWQTVRSVQLPLLAPALAGAAFLAFLVGWSDYIVTVLIGGGRLTTLPLLVASAASATGNDAQVAVLSLTAVLPPVALLVVVGMLGRRGRR
- a CDS encoding ABC transporter substrate-binding protein, with protein sequence MAARRPASRRARRTAVGVGALLLALAGCAAPVSEPTTAEARGWDDVLAEADGQTVRLWMYGGDDKGNAYVDDVLAPAAAEEGVTLERVPIADTGDAVNRVLSERQAGVTDGEVDLIWINGENFATGQQAGAWLCDWTSMLPNMEYVDPEDPLLTTDFGLDVNGCEAPWHKAQFALVYDEARVEDPPGSVDELLTWIEEHPGRFSYPAPPDFTGSVFVRQVLYSVAGGVDNVPLEFSQDAYDELAPELFGTLEDIEPSLWREGQTYPQSLQELDQLYADGQVDFTMTYGPATLPDLVEEGTFPPTTRVLLVEDGTIGNASFLAVPSTSGSRAGAMVVANLALSPEQQLAKARPEVWGQYTVLDPERLPGEVQTQFAELPQSEVLPSYAELSEDADPEVEAGWVTALDEGWRRQIAAG
- a CDS encoding ABC transporter permease subunit, giving the protein MTTTRDAEPSAPTSPSGKAGAARRRPGPRTRAALLVLPALVPVVAVVGAALTSAVLLSLGLTPLVGEPSLSLDAYRAVATDLGSSLRTSLGIAAASTAIAAAVGLCLALAATAAVRRSRLLGTLAALTIPIPHLVGAAAMGLLLADAGFLSRLVGVDPSSWPPLVGGRLWVAVVAEYAWKESAFVALVVAGVLSSRAASYAETAALLGAGRWARLRHVTLPLAAPALGATAAVSFVYTLGSYEVAALLGRAYPEPLAVLAFRLFTSIDLAARPQAAAVAVTTALLALAVVLLALRALRRLAAEQ
- a CDS encoding dihydrolipoyl dehydrogenase family protein produces the protein MPVHPIEDTVDLLVVGGGTAGLVGAHTAAALGARTVLVEHGRTGGDCLWTGCVPSKALLAAASAAASARRASSLGVDVGEVRVEFARVRAHVRAAITAVQPKDSPEALEKAGVSVLTGSAVFTGPDTARIGERSVRFSAALLATGADPAMPPIDGMETIEPLTSETLWDVEELPRRLVVLGGGPIGCELGQAFARLGSAVTVVDGSDRLLEPEDPDAAALVAAALQRDGAQLRLGSQGVRIEPGVLHLDDGTALPFDRLLVAVGRRPRTTGLGLDAAGVDLDDDGSVTLDAALRTTNRRIWAAGDVTGPPFFTHTAGMHGSVAASNAVLGLARRIDPVVPRVTFTSPEVASVGLSPAEAAGSGCTVRRVEHAAVDRAVAEGETEGFTSLVLDRRHRVVGAVVVGPRAGETLGELTLAVRQRLTAGDLAGTTHAYPTYDDAIVDAALDDVRARLANPLVRGALRAAVWVRGRLRGGQRSER